A genomic stretch from Falco cherrug isolate bFalChe1 chromosome 3, bFalChe1.pri, whole genome shotgun sequence includes:
- the OPRD1 gene encoding delta-type opioid receptor, with protein MELPTALPTAAGTAWGNGSAWAPLPGQGANDTGPPRAKNATSILIAIVITALYSVVCVVGLLGNVLVMYGIVRYTKMKTATNIYIFNLALADALATSTLPFQSAKYLMETWPFGELLCKVVLSIDYYNMFTSIFTLTMMSVDRYVAVCHPVKALDFRTPAKAKVINVCIWVLSSLIGVPIMAMAVTKSKADGMVLCTLQFPDPPIYWDTVTKICVFIFAFMVPILVITICYGLMILRLKSVRLLSGSKEKDRNLRRITRMVLVVVAAFIICWTPIHIFVIVWTLVDIDKKNPYVVASLHFCIALGYTNSSLNPVLYAFLDENFKRCFREFCLPFRARVDQNSFSRARNTTRERVSTCTPSEARNKPA; from the exons ATGGAGCTGCCCACGGCGCTGCCCACGGCTGCCGGTACCGCCTGGGGCAACGGCTCCGCCTGGGCCCCCCTGCCCGGCCAGGGGGCCAACGACACGGGGCCACCGCGGGCCAAGAACGCCACCTCCATCCTCATCGCCATCGTCATCACCGCGCTCTACTCCGTGGTGTGCGTGGTCGGGCTGCTGGGCAACGTCCTGGTGATGTACGGCATCGTCAG GTACACCAAGATGAAGACAGCCACCAATATCTACATCTTCAACCTGGCCCTGGCAGATGCGCTGGCCACCAGCACACTGCCCTTCCAGAGCGCCAAGTACCTGATGGAGACCTGGCCCTTCggggagctgctctgcaaagTTGTGCTCTCCATTGACTACTACAACATGTTCACCAGTATCTTCACCCTCACCATGATGAGTGTGGACCGCTACGTCGCTGTGTGCCACCCAGTCAAGGCCCTGGACTTCCGCACACCAGCCAAGGCCAAGGTCATCAATGTCTGCATCTGGGTGCTTTCCTCCCTCATCGGTGTGCCCATCATGGCCATGGCGGTCACCAAGTCAAAAG CAGACGGGATGGTGCTGTGCACGCTCCAGTTTCCTGATCCTCCCATCTACTGGGACACCGTGACCAAGATCTGTGTCTTCATCTTCGCCTTTATGGTGCCCATCTTGGTCATCACCATCTGCTATGGGCTGATGATCCTTCGCCTGAAGAGCGTCCGCCTCCTCTCGGGCTCCAAGGAGAAGGACCGCAACCTGCGGCGCATCACGCGcatggtgctggtggtggtggcagcctTCATCATCTGTTGGACACCCATCCACATCTTCGTCATCGTCTGGACGCTGGTGGACATAGATAAGAAGAACCCCTACGTGGTGGCCAGCCTGCACTTCTGCATTGCCCTGGGTTACACCAACAGCAGCCTCAACCCCGTCCTTTATGCTTTCCTGGATGAAAATTTCAAGAGGTGTTTCCGAGAGTTTTGCCTGCCTTTCCGAGCCCGCGTGGACCAGAACAGCTTCTCCCGCGCCAGAAACACCACGCGGGAGCGGGTCTCCACCTGCACACCTTCCGAAGCTCGCAACAAGCCAGCATGA
- the RCC1 gene encoding regulator of chromosome condensation isoform X2: MPGKRTAKKSPVLEETAGRKKIKVCHPSHCTQPGLVLTLGQGDVGQLGLGEDVMERKKPALVSLPEMVVQVEAGGMHTVCLSQTGKIYTFGCNDEGALGRDTSAEGSETTPGLVELQEKVVQVSAGDSHTAALTDDGRVFVWGSFRDNNGVIGLLEPMKTSSVPVLLQLSAPVIKIVSGNDHLVMLTVDGDLFTCGCGEQGQLGRVPALFANRGGRKGLERLLVPQRVPVRGKGNRGKMRFQDAFCGAYFTFAVTQEGHIYGFGLSNYHQLGTQGTEPCFSPQNLTCFKNSTKSWVGFSGGQHHTVCVDSEGKAYSLGRAEYGRLGLGAGAEEKSTPTVIPELPSISSVACGASVGYAVSSDGRAFAWGMGTNYQLGTGEEDDVWSPVEMTGKQLENRTVLAVSSGGQHTVLLVKDKEQS; encoded by the exons ATGCCGGGGAAGCGCACTGCAAAGAAGAGCCCGGTGCTGGAAGAGACTGCGGGAAGGAAGAAGAttaaag TCTGCCACCCATCCCACTGCACGCAGCCCGGCCTGGTGCTGACCTTGGGGCAGGGTGATGTTGGCCAGCTGGGCCTGGGGGAGGACGTGATGGAGAGGAAGAAGCCGGCCCTGGTGTCGCTGCCGGAGATGGTGGTGCAGGTGGAAGCCGGAGGGATGCACACGGTGTGCCTCAGCCAGACGGGAAAA ATCTACACCTTTGGCTGCAACGATGAAGGTGCCCTTGGGCGTGACACCTCAGCAGAAGGGTCAGAGACCACACCAGGGCTGGTGGAGCTGCAGGAAAAGGTGGTGCAGGTCTCTGCGGGGGACAGTCACACAGCTGCGCTGACAGATGACGGCAGGGTTTTTGTCTGGGGCTCTTTCCGG GATAACAATGGGGTGATCGGATTGCTGGAGCCCATGAAGACAAGCTCCGTtcctgtgctgctccagctcaGTGCACCTGTCATTAAAATTGTCTCAG GGAATGACCACTTGGTGATGCTGACGGTGGATGGCGACCTCTTCACCTGCGGCTGTGGCGAGCAGGGCCAGCTGGGGAGAGTGCCGGCACTCTTTGCCAAccgaggaggaaggaaagggctGG AGCGCCTGTTGGTCCCCCAGCGTGTCCCTGTCAGAGGTAAAGGCAACAGAGGCAAAATGCGCTTCCAGGATGCCTTTTGCGGAGCTTACTTCACCTTCGCTGTCACGCAGGAGGGACACATCTATGGATTTGGCCTCTCCAACTACCACCAGCTGG GGACCCAGGGCACAGAGCCCTGCTTCTCGCCGCAGAACCTGACGTGCTTCAAGAACTCCACCAAGTCCTGGGTCGGGTTCTCCGGCGGGCAGCACCACACGGTGTGCGTCGACTCAGAGG GTAAAGCCTacagcctgggcagggcagagTACGGCCGGCTGGGCCTCGGTGCAGGGGCAGAGGAGAAGAGCACGCCCACGGTCATCCCGGAGCTCCCCAGCATCTCTTCTGTCGCATGCGGCGCATCGGTCGGCTACGCTGTCAGCAGTGATG GACGAGCGTTTGCCTGGGGGATGGGCACCAACTACCAGCTGGGCACAGGGGAGGAGGATGACGTCTGGAGCCCCGTGGAGATGACGGGCAAGCAATTAGAAAACCGCACGGTCCTGGCCGTGTCCAGCGGCGGGCAACACACTGTGCTGCTGGTCAAGGACAAAGAGCAGAGTTGA
- the RCC1 gene encoding regulator of chromosome condensation isoform X1, giving the protein MLWKIWSEINLLSRLTTQNGTGCGLPRHHTNASYSTCGFCSKPIQRDQIGHKEIQGTMPGKRTAKKSPVLEETAGRKKIKVCHPSHCTQPGLVLTLGQGDVGQLGLGEDVMERKKPALVSLPEMVVQVEAGGMHTVCLSQTGKIYTFGCNDEGALGRDTSAEGSETTPGLVELQEKVVQVSAGDSHTAALTDDGRVFVWGSFRDNNGVIGLLEPMKTSSVPVLLQLSAPVIKIVSGNDHLVMLTVDGDLFTCGCGEQGQLGRVPALFANRGGRKGLERLLVPQRVPVRGKGNRGKMRFQDAFCGAYFTFAVTQEGHIYGFGLSNYHQLGTQGTEPCFSPQNLTCFKNSTKSWVGFSGGQHHTVCVDSEGKAYSLGRAEYGRLGLGAGAEEKSTPTVIPELPSISSVACGASVGYAVSSDGRAFAWGMGTNYQLGTGEEDDVWSPVEMTGKQLENRTVLAVSSGGQHTVLLVKDKEQS; this is encoded by the exons ATGCTTTGGAAAATTTGGTCTGAAATCAACTTGCTTTCTCGGTTGACTACCCAGAACGGGACGGGCTGCGGGCTACCTCGGCATCACACCAACGCGAGTTACTCAACTTGTGGCTTTTGTTCCAAACCAATCCAAAGGGATCAAATAGGGCATAAAGAA ATCCAAGGCACTATGCCGGGGAAGCGCACTGCAAAGAAGAGCCCGGTGCTGGAAGAGACTGCGGGAAGGAAGAAGAttaaag TCTGCCACCCATCCCACTGCACGCAGCCCGGCCTGGTGCTGACCTTGGGGCAGGGTGATGTTGGCCAGCTGGGCCTGGGGGAGGACGTGATGGAGAGGAAGAAGCCGGCCCTGGTGTCGCTGCCGGAGATGGTGGTGCAGGTGGAAGCCGGAGGGATGCACACGGTGTGCCTCAGCCAGACGGGAAAA ATCTACACCTTTGGCTGCAACGATGAAGGTGCCCTTGGGCGTGACACCTCAGCAGAAGGGTCAGAGACCACACCAGGGCTGGTGGAGCTGCAGGAAAAGGTGGTGCAGGTCTCTGCGGGGGACAGTCACACAGCTGCGCTGACAGATGACGGCAGGGTTTTTGTCTGGGGCTCTTTCCGG GATAACAATGGGGTGATCGGATTGCTGGAGCCCATGAAGACAAGCTCCGTtcctgtgctgctccagctcaGTGCACCTGTCATTAAAATTGTCTCAG GGAATGACCACTTGGTGATGCTGACGGTGGATGGCGACCTCTTCACCTGCGGCTGTGGCGAGCAGGGCCAGCTGGGGAGAGTGCCGGCACTCTTTGCCAAccgaggaggaaggaaagggctGG AGCGCCTGTTGGTCCCCCAGCGTGTCCCTGTCAGAGGTAAAGGCAACAGAGGCAAAATGCGCTTCCAGGATGCCTTTTGCGGAGCTTACTTCACCTTCGCTGTCACGCAGGAGGGACACATCTATGGATTTGGCCTCTCCAACTACCACCAGCTGG GGACCCAGGGCACAGAGCCCTGCTTCTCGCCGCAGAACCTGACGTGCTTCAAGAACTCCACCAAGTCCTGGGTCGGGTTCTCCGGCGGGCAGCACCACACGGTGTGCGTCGACTCAGAGG GTAAAGCCTacagcctgggcagggcagagTACGGCCGGCTGGGCCTCGGTGCAGGGGCAGAGGAGAAGAGCACGCCCACGGTCATCCCGGAGCTCCCCAGCATCTCTTCTGTCGCATGCGGCGCATCGGTCGGCTACGCTGTCAGCAGTGATG GACGAGCGTTTGCCTGGGGGATGGGCACCAACTACCAGCTGGGCACAGGGGAGGAGGATGACGTCTGGAGCCCCGTGGAGATGACGGGCAAGCAATTAGAAAACCGCACGGTCCTGGCCGTGTCCAGCGGCGGGCAACACACTGTGCTGCTGGTCAAGGACAAAGAGCAGAGTTGA